A window from Aminiphilus circumscriptus DSM 16581 encodes these proteins:
- the phoU gene encoding phosphate signaling complex protein PhoU, with product MAEYSSRNNFHVELKMLESDLVRLGGNAQDALTNATWALKERDLSLAREVFQDEEATNLLAERIDFQGFQLIARNRPMGQDLRIVSAVLHMAVDLERIADYGVNIAKIALEIGDAPFVKPLVDIPRMATRVREMIGGALCAFLGRDAAAAREICPLDDEVDDLEKRIIRDLIDLMTRDHRTIPQGTRLLLVARNLERAGDHATNLAERILFMITGVAEKSCSLRRPLCEGPEEFC from the coding sequence ATGGCGGAATATTCGTCCCGGAACAATTTTCACGTGGAGCTGAAGATGCTCGAGTCCGATCTCGTCCGGCTCGGAGGAAACGCCCAGGACGCGCTCACCAACGCCACGTGGGCGCTGAAGGAGAGGGATCTCTCCCTGGCTCGGGAAGTGTTTCAGGACGAGGAGGCGACGAATCTTCTGGCGGAGCGCATCGATTTCCAGGGATTCCAGCTCATCGCCCGAAACCGTCCCATGGGGCAGGATCTCCGGATCGTCTCCGCGGTTCTCCACATGGCGGTGGATCTGGAGCGCATCGCCGACTACGGCGTGAACATCGCCAAGATCGCTCTCGAGATCGGCGACGCACCCTTCGTGAAGCCTTTGGTGGACATTCCCCGCATGGCGACCCGGGTGCGCGAGATGATCGGCGGAGCGCTCTGCGCGTTTCTCGGGCGGGACGCCGCGGCCGCCCGGGAGATCTGCCCTCTGGACGACGAGGTGGACGATCTGGAAAAGCGGATCATACGGGATCTCATCGATCTCATGACCCGTGATCACCGGACCATTCCCCAGGGCACGCGGCTTCTCCTCGTGGCGAGAAACCTGGAGCGTGCGGGCGACCACGCCACCAATCTGGCGGAGCGCATTCTCTTCATGATCACCGGCGTGGCTGAAAAATCCTGTTCGCTCCGGCGCCCTCTCTGCGAGGGCCCCGAGGAGTTCTGCTGA